The Streptomyces sp. NBC_01689 genome includes a window with the following:
- the tatA gene encoding Sec-independent protein translocase subunit TatA: MFGRLGAPEILLIILVVVLLFGAKRLPDMARAFGQSLRILKSETKAMQKDDADEPPTVHGTAAHQFAAESRHTAPDATEADTSHRR; the protein is encoded by the coding sequence ATGTTCGGCAGGCTCGGAGCACCCGAGATCCTCCTCATCATCCTCGTCGTCGTGCTCCTGTTCGGCGCCAAGCGGCTCCCCGACATGGCCCGCGCCTTCGGGCAGTCGCTGCGGATCCTCAAGAGCGAGACCAAGGCCATGCAGAAGGACGACGCAGACGAACCCCCGACCGTTCACGGCACCGCAGCCCACCAGTTCGCGGCCGAGAGCCGACACACGGCCCCGGACGCGACCGAGGCAGACACCTCCCACCGGCGCTGA
- the cseB gene encoding two-component system response regulator CseB translates to MRDQPAPVHILLVEDDETIRRSVGLSLERYGYRVSAAPDGLTGLEMFRETEYDLLLLDIMLPHLDGIGLCRRVRETSQAPILMMSARGDSPDVVAGLEAGADDYVVKPVDTTVLLARIRTLLRRATFTALAEPAPADSTGLLAFRGLTVDTRGLEVRKDGRPLALTPTELRLLLEFVVAPGIALQRATLLRNVWDYGWDGDIRVVDLAVQRLRKKIGADHIETVRGFGYKFRR, encoded by the coding sequence ATGCGTGACCAGCCCGCCCCGGTGCACATCCTCCTTGTCGAGGACGACGAAACGATCCGCAGATCCGTGGGCCTGTCCCTGGAGCGCTACGGCTACCGGGTCTCGGCCGCCCCCGACGGCCTGACCGGCCTGGAGATGTTCAGGGAGACGGAGTACGACCTGCTGCTCCTCGACATCATGCTGCCGCACCTCGACGGGATCGGACTGTGCCGCAGGGTCCGCGAGACCAGCCAGGCTCCGATCCTGATGATGTCGGCCCGCGGCGACTCCCCGGACGTGGTCGCGGGCCTGGAGGCGGGCGCCGACGACTACGTCGTCAAACCGGTCGACACCACTGTGCTGCTGGCCCGCATCCGCACCCTTTTGCGCCGCGCCACCTTCACCGCCCTCGCCGAGCCCGCCCCCGCGGACAGCACGGGTCTACTCGCCTTCCGCGGCCTGACCGTCGACACCCGCGGCCTCGAAGTCCGCAAGGACGGCAGGCCGCTCGCCCTTACCCCCACCGAACTGCGTCTGCTCCTGGAGTTCGTAGTCGCGCCCGGGATCGCCCTGCAGCGCGCGACCCTGCTGCGCAATGTGTGGGACTACGGCTGGGACGGAGACATCCGGGTCGTCGACCTGGCGGTGCAGCGGCTGCGCAAGAAGATCGGCGCCGACCACATCGAGACCGTGCGCGGCTTCGGTTACAAGTTCCGCCGCTGA
- a CDS encoding ISAzo13 family transposase, producing the protein MGVTGGVRDQLAVKFEVLFPHLDERQRRLLMGAEARILGHGGVRAVARAAKVSETTVRKGVAELESGEGPLGRVRKSGGGRKRAADLDPGLRHALLALADERGDPMSPLRWTVKSTRSLAAELTRQGHRVGADTVGVLLRDEGFSLQAGAKTLEGKQHPDRDTQFRYINEQAKEHMADGQPVISVDAKKKELIGDYKNTGRQWRPAGEPARVKTHDFLDRQGPGKAIPYGIYDLTANTGWVSVGTDHDTAAFAVASIRRWWQARGRHDYPAAARLLITADAGGSNGYRTRTWKTELAALAAQTNLEITVCHMPPGTSKWNKIEHRLFSHISMNWRGRPLTSHDVIIDSIAATTTRTGLTVHAELDTRTYDTGIKVTDSDIGALPIHRHRFHGDWNYTLQPRPDSTTAVQAPQSTSLPCPQPCTGYLRSPELTGMPEPALDELINQLSQPLEELRERARSQQRGGERLRARGAGGQDKLTNPARVLATVLYLRKIGTRDLLAQLFKVSGSTLTRAIHQVQPLLAEHSRTISPSTARFRTPTDVTAFLANGVPTKIKPTR; encoded by the coding sequence ATGGGTGTGACTGGTGGAGTTCGCGATCAACTTGCCGTGAAGTTCGAGGTGTTGTTTCCGCATCTGGACGAGCGGCAGCGGCGGCTGCTGATGGGAGCCGAGGCCCGGATACTGGGCCACGGAGGCGTTCGGGCGGTGGCACGGGCGGCCAAGGTCAGCGAGACAACGGTTCGTAAAGGTGTGGCCGAGCTGGAATCCGGCGAAGGCCCTTTGGGCCGGGTACGCAAGTCCGGCGGCGGTCGCAAGAGGGCTGCGGATCTTGACCCCGGGCTGCGGCACGCGCTGCTGGCACTGGCCGACGAGCGCGGTGATCCGATGTCGCCGCTGCGCTGGACGGTGAAGTCGACCAGGAGTCTGGCAGCGGAGCTCACCCGGCAAGGACACCGAGTCGGTGCGGACACGGTCGGGGTCCTGCTGCGCGATGAGGGCTTCAGCCTGCAGGCCGGCGCAAAAACCCTCGAGGGCAAGCAACACCCGGACCGCGACACCCAGTTCCGGTACATCAACGAACAGGCCAAAGAACACATGGCCGACGGCCAGCCGGTGATCAGCGTGGATGCGAAGAAGAAGGAACTGATCGGCGACTACAAGAACACAGGCCGCCAGTGGCGGCCAGCCGGAGAGCCGGCGCGGGTCAAGACACACGATTTCCTGGACCGGCAAGGACCGGGAAAGGCGATCCCGTATGGAATCTACGACCTCACAGCGAACACCGGCTGGGTCAGCGTCGGCACCGATCACGACACCGCCGCCTTCGCCGTCGCCTCCATCCGCCGCTGGTGGCAGGCCCGAGGCCGGCACGACTACCCGGCCGCCGCACGCCTGCTGATCACCGCGGACGCGGGTGGCTCCAACGGCTACCGCACCCGCACCTGGAAGACCGAACTCGCCGCCCTGGCCGCCCAGACCAACCTCGAGATCACCGTCTGCCACATGCCGCCGGGCACCTCGAAGTGGAACAAGATCGAGCACCGGCTGTTCTCACACATCTCCATGAACTGGCGCGGACGCCCTCTGACCAGCCACGACGTCATCATCGACAGCATCGCAGCGACCACCACCCGCACCGGGCTGACCGTCCACGCCGAGCTCGACACCCGCACCTACGACACCGGCATCAAGGTCACCGACAGTGACATCGGCGCCCTGCCTATACACCGGCACCGCTTCCACGGCGACTGGAACTACACCCTGCAACCTCGGCCCGACAGCACCACCGCGGTCCAAGCCCCACAGTCGACCAGCCTCCCCTGCCCGCAGCCTTGCACCGGATATCTGCGCAGTCCAGAACTCACCGGCATGCCCGAACCCGCCTTGGACGAACTCATCAACCAACTGTCCCAGCCACTCGAGGAGTTACGTGAGCGAGCCCGATCCCAACAACGAGGAGGCGAGCGACTGCGTGCTCGAGGAGCAGGAGGCCAGGACAAGCTGACCAACCCCGCCAGGGTGCTGGCCACCGTGCTCTACCTGCGCAAAATCGGCACCCGTGACCTCCTGGCCCAACTCTTCAAAGTCAGCGGCAGCACCCTCACCAGGGCCATTCACCAAGTCCAGCCCCTCCTGGCCGAACACAGCCGCACCATCTCACCCTCAACAGCCAGGTTCCGCACACCCACCGACGTCACAGCGTTCCTCGCGAACGGCGTCCCCACAAAGATCAAACCGACACGTTAA
- a CDS encoding alpha/beta fold hydrolase, which translates to MRGPRGFGSVSTAPGLPAGFTKTFTSRFIQAGGLRQHAVIGGDGPPLLLVHGWPQNWYAWRMVMPELARHYTVIAVDQRGIGLTDKPMGGYDTATLANDLAALMDALGHDRFAVVGHDTGMVISYALAADHPERVARVALLEVPGPPMHNPSPSLFSAAADNDRLWHIAFNRVNHPATEKLVRGREEVFFGYEFDIQGGKRLPDRTREYYYRMFSDPETLRGSFGLYRAWDATLDQNDKRAQTKLTMPVLAIGGKESWHEFVAGAMKPLANDVQGVVVPGAGHWVAEQAPTELLTELTRFLTPYRGADPSRYRTARRPGMPRA; encoded by the coding sequence GTGCGCGGGCCGAGGGGTTTCGGTTCAGTCTCCACGGCTCCGGGACTTCCGGCCGGGTTCACCAAAACGTTCACCAGCCGGTTCATCCAGGCCGGCGGACTGCGCCAGCACGCGGTCATCGGAGGCGACGGGCCGCCGCTGCTGCTGGTACACGGCTGGCCGCAGAACTGGTACGCCTGGCGCATGGTGATGCCGGAGCTCGCCCGGCACTACACGGTCATCGCCGTCGACCAGCGCGGCATCGGTCTGACCGACAAGCCCATGGGCGGCTACGACACCGCTACCCTCGCCAATGACCTGGCGGCCCTCATGGATGCCCTGGGACACGACCGGTTCGCCGTGGTCGGCCACGACACCGGCATGGTCATCAGCTACGCCCTGGCAGCGGACCACCCCGAGCGGGTCGCTCGGGTGGCCCTCCTGGAGGTCCCCGGGCCGCCGATGCACAACCCCTCGCCGTCGCTGTTCAGCGCCGCCGCCGACAACGACCGGCTTTGGCACATCGCCTTCAACCGGGTAAACCACCCGGCGACCGAGAAGCTGGTCCGGGGCCGGGAAGAGGTCTTCTTCGGATACGAGTTCGACATCCAGGGAGGAAAGAGGCTCCCCGACCGCACCCGTGAGTACTACTACCGCATGTTCTCCGATCCTGAGACTCTGCGCGGCAGCTTCGGCCTTTACCGAGCGTGGGACGCCACCCTCGACCAGAACGACAAACGCGCCCAGACGAAACTGACCATGCCGGTCCTGGCGATCGGCGGAAAGGAAAGCTGGCACGAGTTTGTCGCGGGAGCGATGAAGCCCCTCGCGAACGACGTGCAGGGCGTGGTCGTCCCCGGCGCCGGCCACTGGGTCGCCGAGCAGGCCCCCACGGAACTGCTCACGGAGCTGACCCGTTTCCTGACCCCGTACCGCGGCGCCGACCCATCCCGCTATCGGACGGCCAGACGTCCGGGCATGCCCCGGGCATGA
- a CDS encoding allene oxide cyclase barrel-like domain-containing protein gives MTTSTSAHAVDQRAKSFELVGKQTSLEDLDLGRAGISPGDQRVIHENLYRDGEKVGDHSVVCTYTRVNPAALQCLGTFSLPEGQFAAQALLHLPAPSYVDVGITGGSGDYRNARGFVRTVPAGDAERHFTVHLNR, from the coding sequence ATGACAACTTCCACCAGTGCGCACGCCGTTGACCAGCGCGCGAAAAGTTTCGAACTGGTCGGCAAACAGACCTCGCTCGAAGACCTCGATCTGGGCCGGGCGGGAATCAGCCCGGGTGACCAGCGCGTCATCCACGAAAACCTCTACCGCGACGGTGAAAAGGTCGGCGATCACAGCGTCGTCTGCACCTATACCCGCGTCAATCCGGCCGCGCTCCAGTGCCTGGGCACCTTCTCTCTGCCTGAAGGACAGTTCGCCGCGCAGGCGCTGCTCCACCTGCCCGCCCCGTCCTACGTTGACGTCGGCATCACCGGCGGATCAGGCGACTACCGCAACGCCCGGGGCTTTGTTCGCACTGTTCCTGCCGGTGACGCCGAGAGGCACTTCACCGTCCACCTGAATCGCTGA
- a CDS encoding VOC family protein — MYMKLEVTVLPVSDVDRAKAFYEQVGFRLDIDMPASENWRAVHFTPPGSECSIMFGTGITSAAPGSAQGLYLAVSDIEEARTELVGRGIEVGEVFHDAAGLLYHGHEAGEVTHRVEGQARLAGLHPDRASYGSFATFSDPDGNGWVLQEIMERFPGR; from the coding sequence ATGTACATGAAACTCGAAGTCACCGTGCTGCCTGTTTCCGATGTCGATCGAGCCAAGGCCTTCTATGAGCAGGTGGGATTCCGTCTGGACATCGACATGCCCGCCAGCGAGAACTGGCGCGCGGTGCACTTCACGCCGCCCGGTTCCGAGTGCTCGATCATGTTCGGCACGGGGATCACCTCCGCCGCACCCGGATCGGCCCAAGGCCTGTACCTCGCTGTCTCCGACATCGAGGAGGCCCGCACGGAACTCGTCGGTCGCGGCATCGAGGTGGGCGAAGTCTTCCACGACGCCGCAGGACTGCTTTACCACGGCCATGAGGCCGGAGAGGTCACCCACCGGGTCGAGGGACAGGCGCGCCTGGCTGGCCTGCACCCCGACCGCGCCTCCTACGGCTCCTTCGCCACCTTCAGCGACCCGGACGGCAACGGCTGGGTGCTCCAGGAGATCATGGAGCGGTTCCCCGGTCGCTGA
- a CDS encoding nitrilase-related carbon-nitrogen hydrolase, translating to MTVVKAAAVQISPVLYSRAGTVQKVVKKIRDLGEQGVQFAVFPETVVPYYPYFSFVQPPYMMSKEHLRLLDQAVTIPSAETDAIAEAAREAHMAVSIGVNERDGGTIYNTQLLFDADGTLIQRRRKITPTYHERMVWGQGDGSGLRAVDSAVGRIGQLACWEHYLPLARYALIADGEQIHAAMYPGAFGGQQFAEQMEVSIRQHALESACFVVNATAWLDADQQAQIAKDTGGPVSAVSGGFFTAIVDPEGRIVGEPLTSGEGEVIADLDFAQIDVRKRLMDARGHYSRPELLSLQIARTPAPHVHERSTRVPVQTARAAEEGRPVEAR from the coding sequence ATGACTGTCGTAAAAGCCGCTGCAGTCCAGATCAGTCCCGTGCTCTACAGCCGCGCGGGCACCGTCCAGAAGGTCGTGAAGAAGATCCGCGACCTGGGTGAGCAGGGTGTCCAGTTCGCGGTCTTCCCTGAGACCGTCGTTCCCTACTACCCCTACTTCTCCTTCGTGCAGCCGCCCTACATGATGTCCAAGGAGCACCTGCGCCTACTTGATCAGGCGGTGACCATACCGTCCGCCGAGACCGACGCGATCGCCGAAGCTGCCCGGGAGGCCCACATGGCCGTCTCGATCGGCGTCAACGAGCGTGACGGCGGCACAATTTACAACACGCAGCTGCTATTCGATGCGGACGGTACGCTGATCCAGCGCCGCCGTAAGATCACACCGACCTATCACGAGCGGATGGTCTGGGGCCAGGGCGACGGATCGGGCCTGCGTGCGGTCGACAGCGCCGTCGGTCGCATCGGCCAGCTCGCATGCTGGGAGCACTACCTGCCGCTGGCGCGCTATGCCCTGATCGCCGATGGCGAGCAGATCCACGCCGCGATGTATCCCGGCGCCTTCGGCGGCCAGCAGTTCGCCGAGCAGATGGAGGTCAGCATCCGCCAGCATGCGCTGGAATCGGCGTGCTTCGTGGTCAACGCCACCGCCTGGCTCGATGCCGACCAGCAGGCGCAGATCGCCAAGGACACCGGCGGCCCCGTCAGTGCGGTCTCCGGTGGCTTCTTCACCGCCATCGTCGATCCCGAGGGCCGTATCGTCGGCGAGCCGCTGACATCCGGCGAAGGTGAAGTGATCGCCGATCTGGACTTCGCGCAGATCGACGTGCGCAAGCGCCTAATGGATGCGCGCGGTCACTACAGCCGCCCGGAACTGCTCAGCCTGCAGATCGCACGCACGCCGGCGCCTCACGTCCATGAGCGCAGCACTCGCGTGCCGGTGCAGACCGCCCGGGCGGCTGAAGAAGGCCGCCCCGTCGAGGCCCGGTAA
- a CDS encoding Sec-independent protein translocase TatB (mediates the export of protein precursors bearing twin-arginine signal peptides), whose protein sequence is MFSDIGPLEVVTLIVLAVILVGPDKLPKTVSDTMRTLRKLREFSQSAQASIRDELPTELKDLNLDDLNPTTFVAKKLLGDQSQGLGDLTADLGLEDEPPYSAGTNTSKGLAKAAAPGPLPAGTGHGPREATSAGRYSLDRDGL, encoded by the coding sequence ATGTTTTCCGACATCGGCCCACTCGAAGTTGTGACGCTGATAGTACTGGCCGTCATTCTTGTCGGGCCCGACAAGCTCCCCAAGACGGTGTCCGACACCATGCGGACCCTGCGCAAGCTCCGCGAGTTCTCGCAGAGCGCTCAGGCGAGCATTCGAGACGAACTCCCCACCGAACTCAAGGACCTGAATCTCGATGACCTCAACCCGACGACCTTTGTGGCCAAGAAACTGCTGGGCGACCAGAGCCAGGGCCTGGGCGACCTGACCGCCGACCTCGGCCTGGAGGACGAACCGCCTTACAGCGCCGGAACCAACACCTCAAAGGGCCTCGCAAAGGCCGCCGCACCCGGCCCGCTCCCCGCGGGCACCGGCCACGGGCCTCGGGAAGCCACCAGCGCGGGGCGATACAGCCTCGACAGGGACGGCCTGTAA
- a CDS encoding HAMP domain-containing sensor histidine kinase, whose protein sequence is MALGIGLLVHRSTETRSMNIGRVDALRELDVAEAEFSGTRPSSSPPSGYRTGDEVPGHLLALLAAGPAPVTWYDVSKPARGPSMWAATKVDGTPIAVDVNMISDLLSRQALDRHMRYAAIATLAVVVPLTLLAAELVVRRLRRVAGTARRIRHGDLDARTTGRGHDEISEISSAVDHMADALQGRLHAEQRFTADVAHELRTPLAGLVTSAALLPESEASDLVRDRVKVLRALVDDLLEISRLDAGAERAELQPVPLDELVEESVRRTGLDPRLNVTGHSVVVTDPRRVDRIVSNLVVNAHVHGGPPVEITVEAATVVVRDHGSGFPAELLAEGPQRFRTGTAERGRGHGLGLTIAAGQAQVIGARLTLTNDGTGAVATLDLRPGQP, encoded by the coding sequence ATGGCCCTGGGCATCGGCCTCCTGGTCCACCGCAGCACCGAGACCCGTTCGATGAACATCGGACGGGTCGACGCCCTGCGCGAACTGGATGTCGCCGAGGCCGAGTTCAGCGGTACCCGGCCCAGCAGCTCGCCGCCGTCCGGGTACCGCACCGGCGACGAGGTACCGGGCCATCTCCTCGCCCTGCTCGCTGCCGGACCGGCGCCGGTCACCTGGTACGACGTCAGCAAGCCGGCCCGCGGCCCGTCCATGTGGGCGGCCACGAAGGTCGACGGCACCCCGATCGCCGTCGACGTCAACATGATCTCCGACCTGCTCAGCCGCCAGGCCCTCGACCGGCACATGCGCTACGCGGCGATCGCCACCCTCGCCGTCGTCGTCCCCCTCACCCTGCTCGCCGCCGAACTGGTGGTGCGCCGGCTGCGCCGGGTTGCCGGCACTGCCCGTCGCATCCGCCACGGCGACCTCGACGCGCGGACCACCGGCCGGGGGCACGACGAGATCAGCGAGATCTCCTCGGCCGTCGACCACATGGCCGACGCGCTCCAGGGCCGCCTCCACGCGGAGCAGCGCTTCACCGCCGACGTCGCCCACGAATTGCGCACCCCGCTCGCGGGGTTGGTCACCTCCGCCGCGCTGCTCCCGGAGAGCGAGGCCAGCGATCTCGTGCGCGACCGGGTGAAGGTGCTGCGCGCCCTGGTCGACGATCTGCTGGAGATCTCCCGCCTCGACGCGGGCGCGGAACGGGCAGAGCTGCAGCCGGTACCGCTGGACGAACTAGTCGAGGAGTCCGTACGGCGCACAGGGCTCGATCCCCGCCTCAACGTCACCGGTCACTCGGTCGTCGTGACCGACCCCCGCCGCGTCGACCGCATCGTCAGCAACCTGGTCGTCAACGCGCATGTCCACGGCGGCCCGCCGGTCGAGATCACGGTCGAGGCCGCCACCGTCGTCGTCCGCGACCACGGCTCCGGCTTTCCTGCCGAGCTGCTCGCCGAAGGCCCGCAGCGTTTCCGCACCGGCACCGCTGAACGCGGCCGCGGGCACGGCCTGGGCCTGACCATCGCCGCTGGCCAGGCCCAGGTGATCGGCGCCCGGCTGACGCTCACGAACGACGGCACCGGCGCGGTCGCCACCCTCGACCTGCGGCCGGGGCAGCCGTGA
- a CDS encoding lysine transporter LysE, translating to MRVRRAAKDVGDFLIEMVGEAVAEVILSLLACALLGCLALIAYLSWSFSPRFTVAGVGLLSFFLAHGACRPSALPRRVARRGLAALTAGGFTVAAMTALFLLLYATGCDCL from the coding sequence GTGAGGGTCCGCAGGGCAGCGAAAGACGTTGGCGACTTCCTGATCGAGATGGTGGGAGAAGCCGTCGCCGAGGTGATCCTCAGCCTGCTCGCGTGCGCCCTGCTCGGCTGCCTGGCTCTGATCGCCTACCTGAGCTGGTCCTTCAGCCCACGCTTCACCGTCGCGGGGGTCGGGCTGCTCAGCTTCTTCCTCGCCCACGGTGCCTGCAGACCTTCCGCACTCCCTAGAAGGGTCGCCCGTCGGGGCCTCGCCGCCCTGACCGCTGGCGGCTTCACTGTGGCCGCCATGACGGCCCTCTTCCTGCTGCTCTACGCCACAGGCTGCGACTGCCTGTGA
- a CDS encoding endonuclease/exonuclease/phosphatase family protein: MGPQGPADATADRTDDFPGGSGSRPPRTRSRLFRRGHLVASVAVLCGIGMVVAARLPTSVGGIGSLLQTFLPWSGAGTLALLTVAAVRRSVVAAVAVLLPAAVWCSLFGGKLLDKRGGAGDLTVVSHNVHDGNPDPTGTARSLAASGARLIALEELSPRTAPAYERALADSYPYHSVQGTVGLWSVYPLHDVRPVAIMPWTRALRARVDTPKGPLAVYTAHLASVRADLTKGFVTARRNEAAARLADAARAEPLDRVVVVGDFNGTTDDTALDPVTTGLRSAQDEAGAGFGFSWPASFPVARIDQILVKGVTPVSAWTLPRTGSDHLPVAASLRL, translated from the coding sequence ATGGGCCCCCAGGGGCCGGCAGACGCGACAGCCGACCGCACCGACGACTTCCCGGGCGGCAGTGGCTCCCGGCCACCCCGCACCAGGTCCCGGCTGTTCCGGCGCGGCCATCTCGTCGCGTCCGTGGCCGTGCTCTGCGGCATCGGCATGGTCGTGGCCGCACGGCTCCCCACCTCGGTGGGGGGCATCGGGAGCCTGCTGCAGACGTTCCTGCCCTGGTCGGGTGCGGGTACGCTCGCGCTCCTCACCGTGGCCGCCGTGCGACGGTCGGTGGTTGCCGCCGTCGCCGTACTGCTCCCGGCCGCGGTTTGGTGCTCCCTGTTCGGCGGGAAGCTCCTCGACAAGCGAGGCGGGGCCGGGGATCTCACCGTCGTCAGCCACAACGTGCACGACGGAAACCCCGACCCGACGGGCACCGCCCGCTCCCTCGCCGCCTCCGGCGCCCGGCTGATCGCGTTGGAGGAGCTGTCGCCGCGCACGGCCCCGGCCTACGAACGGGCGCTGGCCGACTCCTATCCCTACCACTCGGTGCAGGGCACGGTCGGACTGTGGAGCGTCTACCCCCTGCACGACGTGCGGCCCGTCGCGATCATGCCGTGGACCCGCGCCCTGCGGGCCAGGGTCGACACCCCGAAGGGTCCGCTCGCCGTGTACACCGCCCATCTCGCCTCGGTGCGGGCCGACCTCACCAAGGGCTTCGTCACCGCGCGCCGCAACGAGGCGGCCGCCCGGCTCGCCGACGCCGCACGGGCCGAGCCGCTGGACCGGGTCGTCGTGGTCGGCGACTTCAACGGCACCACCGACGACACCGCCCTCGACCCGGTCACCACGGGACTCCGCTCGGCGCAGGACGAGGCCGGGGCGGGTTTCGGCTTCAGCTGGCCCGCGTCGTTCCCTGTGGCCAGGATCGATCAGATCCTGGTGAAGGGCGTCACCCCGGTCTCCGCGTGGACGCTGCCCCGCACGGGGAGCGACCATCTGCCGGTCGCGGCCTCCCTGCGATTGTGA
- a CDS encoding carboxymuconolactone decarboxylase family protein, with the protein MTESETEKQRVDIGKQHPANYKALVVLSSTVEGTATAAGLDPLLVELLKIRTSQMNGCAFCLKMHTRDALKKGENPDRIAVLPAWEETGYFSETDRAALRLTEAIARVSEGHVSDDDYNAAAAVLSADQVSAVAWLSTLMNAFNRVAITSRYPVTSD; encoded by the coding sequence ATGACTGAGTCAGAAACTGAGAAGCAGCGCGTTGACATCGGAAAGCAGCACCCGGCCAATTACAAGGCTCTTGTCGTCCTGTCCTCGACAGTGGAAGGCACCGCCACCGCGGCAGGCCTTGACCCGCTTCTGGTCGAGCTTTTGAAGATCCGCACGTCCCAAATGAACGGCTGCGCGTTCTGTCTTAAAATGCACACCCGCGACGCGCTGAAGAAGGGCGAGAACCCGGACCGGATCGCAGTGCTGCCCGCGTGGGAAGAGACTGGTTACTTCTCCGAGACCGACCGCGCGGCCCTACGTCTGACAGAGGCGATCGCGCGCGTGTCCGAGGGGCACGTGAGCGACGACGACTACAACGCGGCAGCAGCCGTGCTCTCCGCGGACCAGGTCTCGGCGGTCGCCTGGCTGTCAACGCTGATGAACGCCTTCAACCGCGTCGCGATCACAAGCCGATACCCGGTCACAAGCGACTGA
- the tatC gene encoding twin-arginine translocase subunit TatC yields the protein MPIQPAHDAAPMSLGEHLRELRNRLLKAVGAILLITVAAALFYKQLIGFLIDPLPGCAPGQPAAADDTGRCGVISLNGLLSPFTLALKVSITAGVVAASPLWLYQLWAFVAPGLHRNERKYTLAFLGAGIPLFPTGAAVAYWTLPTTARVLISFTPDNATSLLPVDDFLDLATRMVLVFGLSFELPVLLVLLNLGGVISARRMADWWRGMFMAIAAFAALATPSTDPLSMLLLATPISLLYLAACAIAWYNDRRRQRTGTSGPGGSPDSEASPLGLTPAPLDAPADISVS from the coding sequence ATGCCGATCCAACCAGCACATGACGCCGCACCTATGTCCCTGGGGGAGCACTTGCGCGAGCTGCGCAACCGCCTGCTCAAGGCCGTCGGGGCGATCCTGCTCATCACCGTCGCTGCGGCTCTGTTCTACAAGCAGCTGATCGGATTCCTCATCGATCCCCTGCCCGGCTGCGCTCCTGGCCAACCGGCCGCCGCGGACGACACGGGCCGATGCGGCGTGATCTCCCTCAACGGCCTCCTGTCACCCTTCACCCTCGCGCTGAAGGTGTCGATCACCGCGGGGGTGGTCGCCGCGAGCCCGCTGTGGCTTTATCAGCTGTGGGCCTTCGTCGCACCAGGACTGCACCGCAACGAGAGGAAATACACTCTGGCCTTTCTCGGGGCGGGCATCCCCCTGTTCCCGACCGGTGCCGCCGTGGCGTACTGGACCCTGCCCACCACGGCGCGGGTACTTATCTCCTTCACCCCGGACAACGCCACCAGCCTCCTGCCCGTCGACGACTTCCTCGACCTGGCCACCCGCATGGTCCTCGTCTTCGGACTCTCCTTCGAACTCCCCGTCCTCCTCGTGCTGCTGAACCTCGGCGGCGTGATCAGCGCACGCCGAATGGCCGACTGGTGGCGCGGCATGTTCATGGCCATCGCCGCCTTCGCGGCGCTCGCCACCCCCAGCACCGACCCGCTCAGCATGCTGCTGCTCGCCACCCCCATCAGCCTGCTGTACCTCGCGGCGTGCGCGATCGCCTGGTACAACGACCGCCGCCGGCAGCGCACCGGCACCAGCGGTCCAGGCGGAAGCCCGGACAGCGAGGCGTCCCCTCTCGGCCTCACCCCGGCCCCCCTCGACGCCCCCGCTGACATCTCCGTCAGCTGA